One Paraglaciecola mesophila genomic region harbors:
- a CDS encoding GumC family protein codes for MENNREFTIKQERSLDIFDILTFFWRKKYRIIITAALMASLGAYYILHLPKMYVASSILLLSAKDSGLTLPTSLSSIASGEDSRQDTYIEFMRSRQFVQTVVEDLALYNLHEYQQSGEGHFVSEKDYATDKLLKRFNVTKLSNTDMLKITVESSTPSSAAEIANHIGPAFFAYYALMNRQKADSKSQWLNNQLNELKTSLSESEERLLAFLRNNELVDVASQVDLAKSEIAGLIEQKIQLDRAVAESNGSMLQVATISGGLQDYLQIPAIQSNPLIRDLRIRRGQQQLLMDGIAKRYLHKHPKYIAAKAGLEAIDSEFTMLINQLVNGLRSHNQTLKTRQQEIIEQIQQTKVRHANLGKHSMQISRMQREIESTQHLYEMFLSRLQETEILKDLDDRNDFAIVDSASEPTFPAKPRVVMGIALAIIFSSVFSFGFWLILHLISDKYTRFKSILSNVDVPILSLVPRIKRKKGRKNKPLALSMQSEGERNFHYFEAIRSLRTGVLVKNNQRKNAVIAVTSIGDQDGKSEISTSLADSFSRMEKTLLIDVDLRQPAIGPMFDIDPKLPGLTSFLGKKSSFTQCIHSVHSSPLMLMPSGPIPTDPLAYISKPRFAAFLHKLRNYYERVLIETPPINTVSDAIAVGKFIDGVIIVCDVEKNESADLLLALQRVHEAELPILGVVFNRVKDFRSSMHKRQSIVTRVKRAMGLG; via the coding sequence ATGGAAAACAACCGAGAATTTACCATCAAGCAAGAACGGTCTTTGGATATCTTCGATATCCTAACGTTTTTTTGGCGCAAGAAATATCGAATTATTATTACCGCAGCGCTGATGGCATCTTTAGGTGCCTATTACATATTGCATCTGCCAAAAATGTACGTAGCCAGCAGCATTCTGCTGTTAAGCGCTAAAGACAGCGGACTCACATTACCTACTAGCTTATCCTCTATCGCCAGTGGCGAAGATTCTCGCCAAGATACCTACATAGAGTTCATGCGTTCTCGGCAATTCGTGCAAACAGTGGTAGAAGATTTAGCCTTGTACAATTTGCATGAATACCAGCAATCGGGCGAAGGCCACTTTGTGTCAGAAAAGGATTATGCGACTGACAAACTGCTGAAACGGTTCAATGTGACCAAGTTAAGTAACACTGATATGCTTAAAATCACGGTGGAGTCTTCAACACCCAGCAGCGCAGCGGAAATAGCAAACCATATAGGCCCAGCGTTTTTTGCCTATTACGCTTTAATGAACAGGCAAAAAGCGGATTCCAAATCTCAGTGGTTGAATAATCAGCTAAACGAACTTAAAACCAGCCTTAGTGAATCCGAGGAGCGGTTGCTCGCCTTTTTGCGCAACAACGAGCTAGTTGACGTGGCAAGTCAGGTGGATTTAGCCAAAAGTGAAATTGCGGGGTTAATTGAACAGAAAATACAACTTGATCGCGCGGTTGCTGAATCTAACGGTAGCATGTTGCAAGTTGCCACCATCTCAGGCGGCTTGCAAGATTACTTACAGATACCTGCTATTCAAAGCAATCCACTGATACGTGATTTACGCATTCGGCGCGGTCAGCAGCAATTGTTGATGGATGGTATCGCAAAGCGTTACTTGCATAAGCACCCTAAGTATATTGCTGCCAAAGCTGGATTGGAGGCTATCGATAGCGAATTCACCATGCTGATAAATCAGCTAGTGAATGGCTTGCGCAGTCACAATCAGACCCTCAAAACGCGTCAGCAGGAAATTATCGAACAAATTCAACAGACCAAAGTACGCCATGCAAATTTGGGTAAGCACTCCATGCAAATATCTCGTATGCAGAGAGAGATTGAATCGACTCAGCATCTGTATGAGATGTTTTTATCTCGCTTACAAGAAACAGAAATTCTCAAAGACCTAGATGATAGAAACGATTTCGCAATAGTTGATTCTGCGTCGGAGCCAACCTTTCCGGCTAAACCTAGGGTGGTGATGGGGATTGCCCTCGCGATTATATTTTCTAGTGTATTTAGTTTTGGCTTTTGGCTAATTTTGCATTTGATAAGCGATAAATATACACGTTTCAAAAGCATACTATCGAATGTGGACGTGCCAATTTTGAGCTTGGTACCGAGAATAAAACGCAAGAAAGGGCGTAAAAATAAGCCCTTGGCTCTGTCGATGCAATCTGAGGGGGAGCGTAACTTTCACTATTTTGAGGCAATTCGTTCTTTACGAACGGGTGTGTTGGTAAAAAATAACCAGCGGAAAAACGCTGTGATTGCAGTGACAAGCATCGGCGACCAGGACGGGAAAAGTGAAATCTCTACCAGTTTGGCAGACTCATTCAGCAGAATGGAAAAAACCTTATTAATAGATGTCGACCTACGGCAACCAGCAATTGGCCCTATGTTTGATATTGATCCTAAGCTCCCGGGGTTAACCAGTTTTTTAGGGAAAAAGAGTAGTTTTACTCAATGTATTCACTCAGTGCACAGTAGCCCCCTTATGCTGATGCCTAGTGGTCCGATCCCTACAGATCCATTAGCGTATATATCGAAACCGCGTTTTGCCGCTTTCTTGCATAAGCTGAGAAATTACTACGAACGCGTATTGATAGAGACGCCCCCTATTAATACAGTGAGTGATGCTATCGCGGTGGGGAAGTTTATTGATGGAGTGATAATTGTATGCGATGTAGAGAAGAACGAAAGTGCAGACTTATTACTGGCGCTTCAGCGAGTGCACGAAGCCGAATTGCCAATATTAGGTGTGGTATTTAATCGAGTGAAAGATTTTCGTTCTAGTATGCATAAAAGACAAAGTATAGTCACTCGGGTTAAGCGTGCGATGGGGCTTGGTTGA
- a CDS encoding polysaccharide biosynthesis/export family protein, with protein MLRIRILPLITLLFCAVSQGQDMTFFMGTGDVIVINVYGEPDLNQRVRIDKSGDIRMPLIKAVNALDKTAGQLAAEIEAAYLDGYLVEPNVNVVIERFRPFFIKGAVKNVGAYDFQFDLSVDEAIAVAGGLKERASKSNWFIIRGAEKKRIAARAEQMVHPGDIIVIEESLF; from the coding sequence GTGTTGCGAATCCGTATTTTACCGTTAATCACATTGCTGTTTTGTGCTGTTTCACAGGGGCAAGATATGACGTTTTTTATGGGGACAGGGGATGTCATTGTAATTAACGTGTACGGTGAGCCGGATCTCAATCAGCGTGTACGGATTGATAAAAGCGGTGATATTCGTATGCCGCTTATCAAAGCAGTCAATGCCCTTGATAAAACAGCCGGTCAACTTGCAGCAGAGATCGAGGCCGCCTATTTAGACGGTTATCTTGTTGAGCCAAATGTGAATGTGGTGATAGAACGTTTTCGGCCTTTCTTCATTAAAGGGGCAGTAAAAAACGTAGGAGCCTATGATTTTCAGTTTGATCTGAGTGTTGATGAGGCTATCGCTGTCGCAGGCGGTTTAAAAGAACGTGCCTCTAAAAGTAATTGGTTCATTATCCGCGGGGCTGAAAAAAAACGTATTGCGGCTCGGGCAGAACAAATGGTCCATCCAGGTGACATCATTGTGATTGAAGAAAGCCTTTTTTGA
- a CDS encoding polysaccharide biosynthesis protein, whose product MKLDRLFTFSPQAKLLLSMGWDISAIFVSILVAYWLRIGIEEWHFAASEWLVILLNCVFAVSLMTFFGHYQLIVRYIDIRAIYLIFIALSLSALYLFAARYAFQAFVPTTVPFIYLTLAMFLVVAPRLLIQTTVQTQNYKIREKCIIFGASQAGRSLAQTLRTGNDLLPVAFVDDKQLFQGKQVMGLQVYCREDIPELVKKYGVNKMLLAVNNSSHERRKELISELEPFAIELLSIPNIQDILSGKRKIDELSEIKIEELLGREPVPPIAELLDTNIRRKRVMVTGAGGSIGSELCRQIAKSCPESLVLFELSELNLYQIEGELSKLYPDIKIVPILASIQDNEILRAAIQSHNIQTIYHAAAYKHVPMVESNPLAGLRNNVFGTANVALAALEFDVEKFVLISTDKAVRPTNVMGATKRFAELIVQGIAELESTTQFAIVRFGNVLGSSGSVVPLFTRQIQAGGPITVTHPDIIRFFMTIPEAAQLVIQAGAMGKKGEVFVLDMGDPVKIVDLAQKMAHLMGHTLKTETQPDGNIELKFSGLRPGEKLYEELLIDDADTTTQHPRIMGADESKLPFEDVVMLLDELNFELTQHNEVKAKEILVGAPLAYAPATH is encoded by the coding sequence ATGAAATTAGATCGATTATTTACCTTTAGTCCCCAAGCAAAACTTTTGTTGTCGATGGGATGGGATATAAGTGCGATTTTCGTCAGTATTTTAGTGGCCTATTGGTTGCGGATCGGGATTGAAGAGTGGCATTTTGCTGCCAGCGAATGGCTGGTTATTCTTCTAAACTGTGTGTTCGCGGTTAGCTTGATGACTTTTTTTGGCCATTATCAACTCATTGTTCGCTACATTGATATACGCGCAATTTATCTTATTTTTATTGCGTTAAGTTTATCTGCGTTGTACTTGTTTGCGGCGCGATATGCCTTTCAAGCATTTGTGCCTACCACTGTGCCGTTTATTTATTTAACCCTAGCGATGTTTTTAGTTGTCGCCCCCCGTTTATTAATACAAACCACGGTACAAACGCAAAATTATAAAATTCGTGAAAAATGCATCATATTCGGTGCTTCACAAGCAGGCCGTTCGCTCGCGCAAACCTTACGTACAGGTAATGATCTGCTGCCGGTTGCGTTTGTAGACGACAAACAGCTTTTTCAGGGCAAGCAAGTGATGGGCTTGCAAGTATATTGTCGTGAAGATATACCAGAGTTAGTCAAAAAGTACGGCGTGAACAAGATGCTGCTTGCGGTAAATAACTCGTCTCACGAGCGTCGAAAAGAACTGATATCTGAGCTTGAACCCTTCGCTATTGAGCTTTTGAGTATCCCTAATATTCAAGATATTTTATCTGGTAAGCGAAAAATTGATGAACTGAGCGAAATTAAAATAGAAGAGTTGCTCGGCCGTGAACCTGTCCCACCTATTGCTGAACTACTGGATACTAACATTCGTCGTAAACGCGTGATGGTAACCGGTGCTGGTGGTTCAATCGGTAGTGAGCTGTGCCGTCAAATAGCTAAATCATGCCCTGAGTCTCTTGTACTGTTTGAGCTATCAGAACTTAATCTTTATCAAATAGAAGGAGAGTTGAGTAAGCTCTACCCTGATATCAAAATTGTCCCGATATTAGCTAGTATTCAAGACAACGAAATACTGCGCGCTGCTATTCAAAGTCATAACATCCAGACTATTTATCATGCCGCTGCGTATAAGCACGTACCCATGGTGGAATCGAACCCTTTGGCCGGGTTACGTAATAACGTTTTTGGTACCGCAAATGTGGCCTTAGCGGCACTCGAATTTGATGTGGAAAAATTTGTTCTGATTTCCACAGACAAAGCGGTACGCCCGACAAATGTAATGGGAGCAACAAAACGCTTCGCCGAGTTAATCGTGCAAGGTATAGCTGAGCTTGAATCTACCACGCAATTTGCAATTGTGCGATTTGGCAATGTGCTGGGCTCCTCGGGCTCAGTAGTACCGCTCTTTACCCGCCAAATTCAAGCAGGCGGACCCATAACGGTTACCCACCCAGATATTATTCGTTTTTTCATGACCATTCCTGAAGCGGCGCAGCTGGTAATACAAGCTGGCGCTATGGGTAAAAAGGGGGAGGTATTTGTACTGGATATGGGAGATCCCGTAAAAATTGTCGATTTAGCCCAAAAGATGGCGCATCTAATGGGTCATACGCTGAAAACAGAAACCCAACCTGATGGCAATATTGAGCTTAAATTTTCTGGTTTACGCCCAGGTGAAAAACTGTATGAAGAGCTGCTAATTGATGACGCTGATACCACCACTCAACACCCAAGAATTATGGGGGCCGATGAAAGCAAATTGCCGTTTGAGGATGTGGTTATGTTACTGGATGAACTGAATTTCGAGTTAACTCAGCATAACGAAGTAAAAGCCAAAGAGATATTGGTTGGCGCTCCTTTAGCTTATGCCCCAGCGACGCATTAA